Proteins encoded by one window of Terriglobales bacterium:
- a CDS encoding HigA family addiction module antitoxin has protein sequence MAPKGRVATHPGEVLLEEYLKPLGMTQAELAQALKISTNRLNEIVKGKRGVTADTALRLADYFKTSAEYWMNLQTAYDLSKARLTRPAA, from the coding sequence ATGGCGCCTAAGGGCAGGGTAGCGACCCATCCTGGAGAAGTGCTGCTGGAAGAGTATCTCAAGCCGCTGGGCATGACCCAGGCAGAGCTGGCCCAGGCACTCAAGATCTCGACCAACCGCTTGAACGAGATTGTGAAGGGCAAGCGCGGTGTGACCGCCGACACCGCTCTGCGTCTGGCCGATTACTTCAAGACCTCTGCCGAGTATTGGATGAATCTTCAGACCGCGTACGACCTCAGCAAGGCTCGCTTGACTCGTCCGGCGGCGTAA
- a CDS encoding type II toxin-antitoxin system RelE/ParE family toxin yields the protein MIASFGDQTTEDIYNDVRSKAARKINPSLWKVVQRKLDMLDAAISLNDLKSPGNQLEKLKGDRGGFWSIRVNDQYRVVFRYENGQASDVVCIDVH from the coding sequence GTGATTGCCTCCTTTGGCGACCAGACGACCGAGGACATCTACAACGACGTGCGCTCCAAAGCTGCACGGAAGATCAACCCATCGTTGTGGAAGGTGGTCCAGCGGAAGCTGGATATGCTTGACGCGGCAATCAGCCTGAACGACCTGAAAAGCCCCGGCAACCAGCTCGAAAAGTTGAAAGGCGACCGAGGGGGATTCTGGAGTATTCGGGTGAACGATCAGTACCGGGTCGTGTTCAGGTACGAAAACGGACAAGCCAGTGACGTCGTTTGCATCGACGTGCATTGA